In Lycium ferocissimum isolate CSIRO_LF1 chromosome 7, AGI_CSIRO_Lferr_CH_V1, whole genome shotgun sequence, the sequence GAAGAAGAAAGGGTGGGTTAGGTGGGGATGGGGGTGGCACGTAAGAATGTaggtttttacttttttttgttttttgtttttgtgaaacaattttttattagttaaataagttttatattAGTTATCTTTTTCTTCATTCAAAATTTACTCATTATTTTGGGCCCACATGCCACATTGTATTGTTCCATTCGTCCTTCTGTCATCTCACTCACGTGTGAGTTACACGCCCTTTATTTTTTGGATGGGTTATTATTTTGTGTTAAATTGGTACAAATTTGTGGGGGCTGGGGTTCAGAAGGTAGAAGTCTCGTTTATAGTCTAAATGGATTTCGCGGACAAGTTCGAGGGTCTGTCTATGCGTTAAGcctaaaacttttaaaaatcatagtcttaaacatgtcataacatTTGTGTGCTTATTAAAATTTCTCattaaaattaaatgaaaaattaattgttttcaaattttagaaGTATGTAGAATGTTATATAAATTGGAACCGAGGGAGTAATAGATTGTACCTTCGAGAAAATAAATCCTCAATTTTTCAATTGtcaaataatattattaatattttaaaattcagACATTTTAATTAACcttaataaaaataacaataaatttaatttcttaataCTTTTGTCATTAATTTAAAATACTTCACACTTTTTTTCGACCATTAAAAAACTTCACGGCTAAACTACTAGAATGTGTACTAGGGCTTATTTCGGtttccctcttcttctttttcactCTAGCGTCTTTCTGTCTCTTCACTTACAAACAAAACCTTCACACCATTTGCTAGGGTTTAAGGAAAGGCAAGAATCTTAAATAGACACGTTAGTTGTTGTAGCCTCACTAGATCAAGCAAAATGCAGCCTTATGGAATACAATCAATGTTGAAAGAAGGGCACAAACATCTTTCAGGTCTTGATGAAGCTGTCCTTAAAAACATCGATGCTTGTAAACAGCTCTCCGCTATTACCCGAACTTCTCTTGGCCCTAATGGTACTTCTTTTTCCAAGATCTTATTGTTAATCTAGGTTTTGGTTTCCAGTTTGTATATTGTTTTTCTGATAACTTATGTGTatgtatacatttttttttttggatcattAGATGCTGACTACTAATGATAAGAAAGTGGCAGTTTGGGTAAATAATGCTAATTTGatatacttgaagaaaaatctGAACAGCATTTCATTAAGGACCCCCACAACcacaagaaagaagaataatTGTAGGAATCTATTTACTGAAAAAAGTATACAGTAAGTCTGTATTGTGTCATTCTCTAGATTGAATCTCAAAACTTGAATAATTTCTATTGACTTATATGATGTGCAGAGAGCGTAAACCTTTTCTAGCGGTTGTTATATTGTTAATCTGATAAATAACCATTGGCAggattcttcaaatttcttttcatgtaattttttttttcttgtgatgtttttggatttttattttaataattattaGTTGAAGAGGTttagagttggaaaaaaaatataagggataaacaAATTAGACATTCATCGAGGGAGCATACCAAATGTAGCaatatgaaaattaaattaGAGATGGCTTAAATAGTATTCAATATCTGAAGGAGTGTGCTCGTAATTATAAGAAATACAGGGTGGTCCATGCATTCTCCTCCGTTATCTTTTTTATGAGTTGCGTTTTTCAATCTTATTGTCATTCTTGAGTAactttgattttattcatttgtTCAGGCATGAATAAGATGGTTATAAACCATCTGGACAAGCTTTTTGTCACAAATGACGCTGGCACTATTGTGAATGAACTTGAGGTCCAGCACCCTGCTGCGAAGATATTGGTTTTGGCTGGAAAGGCACAGCAAGAGGAGATTGGTGATGGAGCTAATTTGACTGTTTCATTTGCGGGGGAACTCCTCCAAAATGCTGAGGAGCTTATCAGGATGGGGTTGCACCCTAGTGAGATTATCATCGGATACAATAAGGCGATAAATAAGGTATGTTATATCTTTTACACTAATCATGCTTACTGCTGTGTTGATAAGTTATCTCAGATTTACTTGCTAATAAATTCCGTCCTTGCAGACAATTGAATTATTGGATGAGCTAGTTGAGCCAGGTTCCGAAAATATGAATGTCAATGATAAGAATGAAGTCATTTCACGGATGAAATCTGCAGTTGCTAGCAAACAATTTGGACTAGAGGATGTCCTGTGTCCTCTTGTTGCTGAGGTGCGTGACCTGCTCTTCTCGTAGCGTTCTTGGTGGGTTTTAGCTGATCCGCTTTCTAATTTGACTTTTCATGGTGTGTAGGCTTGCATTCAAGTGTGCCCTAAAAACCCAGCAAACTTCAATGTGGATAATGTACGCGTTGCAAAGCTCTTGGGTGGAGGTTTGAATAATTCCACCATAGTTAgaggtttggtgttgaaaagtGATGCTGTTGGGAGCATAAAGAGGATAGAGAAGGCaaaggtgagctattgcaaACACATTCCAGAAATTCTTTTCCTGTTACTTATAGTTAAATTTACAGGTCTATTTCAGTATTTTCATTTCCGTTTCTTATTcagatttggttgttgttactcTGTCTGGTTATAGTTCAGAAATTCAGATTTCACCTTCACTTTGCCTTTTATGCTATTTTCACCCGTATGCAAGATCGATCTTGGTTTTATTTTAGAAGATccattttagattttttttccttcatatttcattttttgagcGGATGAAACTGCTCTATGGTAGGATGATTTGGTTATTTACTTTttgaaaatagtttcttttgcATACTGCAATTAAAAACAATTTCTTCAGCATGATCCAAGAATTGTTATTCATAAACCATTCAGTTATATGAAGATGTAGTTTTCATTTTCTAGGATGTGCCATTATGTTTGGTGGCTTTCTACTAATTATTTGTCAACTTTTGGTTTCTAATTTTTATTCTAGTTAAATTGGGCTACTTCATGCGTTAGAAGGATTACTGGGACAAGGGTCAGTTGTTGAACCATTGGATATAATCATAACCTGATATTATGGTTTACAATGGATGACATGTACTTCGCATTGTGGCATAGAACTGAAATATTAAACTGTGCAGGCTGATAGGGAATCTACAATCTAAGTCCCACAGTAAGAAGATCAGTAGTTTCAATGGTCTTGCTGCACAAGTTGATTTCAGATTTTATTGTTATTCTGCATGGCTTGCTGGAAGATTGGGTTTCAAAACTTAACAGTTAGCTAGTTTGCGTTGGTTCCTGGATGCCTGTATTCCTACACAAACTCCAGTATTTCTCATCCCTACCTAAGATGAGCTTCCTCCCCAAATACCCCCGGAGTTATTTCCATGGTTGAAGCGATTTCCAAAGTTTTCTCACTTTACCTGGATAACTGCTTCCCTAGCCTCCTCTACCCTCTGCTTTCCCTTTCCTTCACATCATGAAGAACCAAACTTGTTCCCTGTGCCTGCTTTTTCCACTCATCCCTGTTTCGGCAAGCCAATTTTTCTCTGTTCCTGATTTGCTTTTGTACATCCTTTTCAAGCATCTGTTAGTCTTCATATCGAGTTTCAGAAATACACCAAAGAAATACGTTGAAACTCATGATACTAGTTTTTTCACTTAACTAAGGGACTATAGTAGATGAAAATTCTAGGATAAGGGATATGTGATGCATTGATGGAGGTGAAATTACTTCACTTATTGGGGctgcttttctttttcccttcctTCCCACCTATTTTAACACATAATAGTGAGACACAATGATGGAACAAAGCTACTGGGTAGGAGGTGTACTCCATAAGTTATGTTTTACTACTATTTTTCATAAATCCCATGAAATCATCCATATGGGCTAGTAATGCATACTTCTGAAACAAAATGAATATGTGCTCTTTCAATCCTCCATGTTTGGTATTTGCTTGCTGGATGTATGCATGGAAAGTCTTTACTTGTTCTCGTGTGATGACATTGTTCTTGTATTGGTTATGTTGCAACTTTTATGTCTTCTCTCAGGTTTGGTCTCTAAGTTGCAACTGGCTACATTAGCATACACACAGTTGAACTATCATCTCTTAGCTTCAGCTTCAGCTTCAGTTGGTTTTATGCTTAAAGAACCCATCTACTCCAATGCAGGTTGCTGTTTTCGTTCAAGGTGTTGATACATCTGCAACTGAAACAAAAGGAACAGTTCTTATTCATAGTGCTGAGCAGGTAACCCGTTGGAACTATACTGCTTTACTTGAGAAGTAAAAATCTCATTGTTATAGAAAGTCCATTGGCATAAATTTTGTTGTTTCTTGATCGAGTTTAGATATATTAATTGACAACAGTTAACAGGAAAAATGATAAATGATGTATTTATCTGCTTAAGACAGGAAATGCTAATTCTGATTTCGATCTGATATTTTTCTGGCCTCTGTCAGAATCCATTGTATGAATCATACGATTAGGATTTGAAGTCTAGGGTTAGCACCACCCTGatttattttactaaattattGGGCACTATAACTTATTTATCCGTAcctcatgttttttttttttacatggtTGACCGTAAAACTTCAAGTCAGTCAAAGTCTGAAGAAGTTAATTTCATATGtccttcctttttattttgtttacctATTTATCTTTCAACTTTTTCAGTCTGTCAGTAATCTCTTGTCTCTTGCATTTGCAGCTTGAAAACTATGCAAAGACTGAGGAATCTAAGGTGGAGGAACTTATTAAAGCAGTTGCTGACTCAGGTGCCAAGGTCATTGTCAGTGGAGGAGCGGTGGGAGAGATGGCTCTACATTTCTGTGAGCGTTACAAGTAAGATGaatactttatttctttttatatttgatattttttatttgagacTTTTTGTATACCTCCTTCTAAGTATGTTTCTGGGCAGTTGTATGcatattttatgaaaatgagcagAGAAAGAAGCTAATTGGGGGGGTCATTTGTCTGCACACATACGTACTGTTATCctgtttatttatatttaagGACTGAGCTTTTGATAATCTGAAATTTTATTCCAAATACATCAAGAGGATTTCAAAAACTGTGTTTTGAGATAAAATCAAAAACAATTATTGTCCTGAACAAATTTGTACAACTATGGTGACCGGTATACTACAGCATTCTCTTATATTTTCCACAATACAATCCTTTTGCTTCCCAGTAGGGAGTGTATATTATCAAATCTTTCTCAATCTTGCTTGGGATTGCCCATACTCGGCAAGGCAGATCCTCTTAATCGTTTTTTTCCTCTCCTCTTAATCCAACTACCTAATCAACAATTAATCTCTTTCATATAAAGCATCATGCATAAGGGTAAGGAACTTTGGATGAACTAATGCGAATGGGTGTAAGCCTCGTACCTGACTGTGATAGCCCTCTCAATTCCTCATTGGAGCTTTATAACTAGTGGCTGGTTTCTCGGCGTGTCAGCCTTTTCCCAGTGCGCGGAGTTGGTTTTGACTAATGTAGCTTCATGTtcattggagaaaaagaaggggaCTTTAAGGGTTTTACCTTTTTCATAAAAAAGAGTAGACTTTAGGGGATTTTACATTAAGGAGCAACTCAAAAGGTTTTTGTTTGTGTATCTTATTGCCTGTTTGTACTGGTCGTTGTGTTTCTAAtcctctatgctttacatatatACTTTTTTGGCAGATTTATTGCTTCATATTATCTAGTTGGACTTGCATTATATTTAGTTGAAGCTTGTCGACATCAAAAGGGAAAACTTTTAAACTGATTATAATAATTGTGTTGTATTGCCTACAATGCTCCGGTGATATAACTCAGAGTACACGTTTTACGGTAAAGCAATTAGATGACAAATTATTTAGTGTTCGTTTTGTCGCATTTGTCACTTGCATTGAAGATACACTGAAAGAGGTAGTGCCATGAAAGAACAGATTAAAACTATTTCCTTTACAGAGAGGAAATTCGCTTGTTTGGGAAATTAGGAGATGTTAACACTGTTTCCTTTTTACATATTGATAAATGTCTGTTGCCATTACCTGCGCCCCCAAGAAAGTATCTATGGCCTGTTAAAGAGAAGTCCGTTTACATCATAGGTAGTCGTCTCTTTACACAGACCAACAACATACGCAGTGTAATACCACAGagggggtctggggagggtagagtgtacgcagacatTACCCCTACCTCgtgaggtagagaggctgtttccggaagaccctcggctcaagtacTACAAATCAAAACAGTTATGAAAAAGAGAGTAGTGCAGTGAAAAAGTTTGGCAGTTAATAAGAAAGCATTTCAGAACATACAGAAAAAGACCAATAACACAAGGGAATAAAGATATCAGTAATAAAGATAAACAAAGTACTGAATGGCACTGGACTACCACCACGCCTACCCCGCCTAACAGGCAACCCTCGACTACCTACTAACTTCTGCCCTAATTCGTGGTCTCCATATCTCCTATCTAaagtcatgtcctcggtaagctgaagctgcgccatgtcctgtctaattaCCTCTCTCCAATACTTCTTCGCCCTACCTCTCCTCATATCCACCATATCCAATCTCTCACACCTCCGTACTGGTGCATCGACGCTTCTCCTCCTCACATGCCCGAACCACCTCAGCCCACTTCCCTCATCTTATCCACCATGGAGggcactcccaccttgtcccgaatatcCTCATTTCTAATCATATCCCTCCTAGTATGCCCAAACATCCATCTCAGCATCCTTATCTCCGCTACTTGCATCTTCTGACCATGGGAGCTCTTGACTTGCCGACACTCTGCGCCATACAACAAGGTCGGTCTAACAACCACTctgtagaacttacctttaagttttggtggtaTCTTTTTATCACACATCACTCTGGGGGCGAGCCTCATCTCATCCATGCTGCACCAAtgcgatgtgtgacatcatcgtggATAACAGAAACGGGCTAAGAGCTGAACCCTAGTGCAAACCCATCTCTACTGGGTAGTGCTCCGAGAGCGTCCAAGCTTTAGTGGCCTCTTctgaaactaattttttaaattttacttCTTGGACTTGTTAATGTTTTTACATCTATCCTGGCGTAATCTGGAACCACTTcgtatatatttcattttttgtgttttgcAGACTTATGGTATTGAAAATCAGCTCCAAGTTTGAACTCCGCCGGTTTTGCCGTACTACTGGGGCTGTTGCGCTTGTAAGCATACTGAAACTATTTGATAATATATGTGAAAGGATAATACTTAAATTTCTTATAACATTCTTCTTTGATTGTAAAAACAGTTAAAGCTTAGCCAGCCGAATCCAGATGACCTTGGCCATGTTGATTCTGTTTCAGTGGAGGAAATTGGTGGCGTTAGGGTAATATTCCTAAATTCTATATTTACATCCAGGCGCCCTCAGTTTAGCTGGCATTAGCAGTATATGTGATTCCTTACATATGCAACAGGTTACTGTTGTGAGAAATGAAGAAGGTGGAAATTCTGTCTCCACTGTTTTGCTGCGGGGAAGCACTGATAGTATTTTGGATGACCTTGAAAGAGCCGTTGATGATGGTGTAAATACCTACAAGGTAGCTGAAGTTAAAAATATAAGATATATACCGGCTAGCGCTTTTCCTCCCCTTTTCATGCATGCATAATTGTCTGTTGTGATTACTTGTCCCTTCATTGTAAGGTATTGTTTGGAAATATAATTAGATTTCAGAATTACATTTATGAAATCTTGATTACTATAAATTGAGACATTGACAGATGATGGATAGCTATGATTGAGTCTGCTTCTAATCTTGAAAATTTGACTCTGGTTGCTCTATGTTTGTTCCAGGCAATGTGCAGGGACAGTCGGATTGTACCTGGCGCTGCTGCTACTGAAATTGAGCTGGCCAGAAAACTGAAAGAATTCTCTTTCAAAGAGATGGGGTATTGTTTTTGTTGCTTTTTCTTCGCAGATGATCTCTCGCCTATCACTGCAGGCCAACGTTTCTGTTGTGTAACTCAGTCACTACTTTCAGGTTGGATCAGTATGCAATAGCAAAATTTGCTGAAAGCTTTGAAATGATTCCTAAAACGCTAGCTGAGAATGCTGGCCTCAATGCGATGGAGATTATATCATCATTGTATGCTGAACATGCGTCTGGAAATGCCAAAGTGGGCCTTAACTTGGAGAAAGGTGCCTGTGAGGATGTCTCTGCCTTGAGTATATGGGACCTCTATGTTACCAAGTAAGCTGCTCTTTTCTGGGTGTCTGTTTTCTTCTTTCAGTAAGAAGTGGTGGAAAGAAtctatatgaacaaaaaaatcTAGATGTTCTTACTTGTGCTCGTTCAGTTCTATCGTTCTTCTTAAATAAATTTTCGCTAGCATATCTGTAGTTGATCCAGTAGGCTGGAGTTGCATTCAATTGATTCATTTTTACTAGAGCAACAAGAGGAGTGAGTTTACAAGCTAACTGAACCTATTCTCATCCAGAATGGTATATTCCGGATGTTAATGTGCGTACACTCGTTATTCTATTATTAATACGTAAGCTAATTATATGGTGAGTTTCTTGAGACTCTTCTGTTTGTGAGCAATCCCTAGAGATTTCGGCGTGCAACCACTCATTTCTGATTACGACTGTGAAATCAAGGATGATCTGACATAAAGTAAAATGTTAATCGGATTGAATTTTGGTTCGTCAGCAGATGGATCCTTATAGTAGCATGGCTATTAACCTCTTCTGAAGACAGTTGTCACCATGAAATTCTAGGGAACGAGTTTCTCTACTCAGTTCCCAGTAAAGCTTGGATTTTTTACATATGTGTGGCTATTTTGATTGCTGGATGGGGTGGACAGAAGCAGTAGGTGGAAGATCTGCAGGTTAGGGGATGCATTGTTGCATAGAAAGCAGAAGCTGATCAAATGTTGAAAGAGGGACAATGATGGATGGAAAATCCTTCCTACTACTTGACAGATGGTCTTTTATCACTGGATGCATTCGCCTGGGAATGGATTTCATTGGGTTAAAGAGGATGGGTTTGTCCATATTCAGTGGGTAGtcaaaggaaaatgaaagagagTTTCTCAAGATTTATTGGGTTCTCTATAGGAATGAGAACCAAATACGACTTATGGTCGCACGACTCTGATGGATGATTTGCCCCATTTGTTCTCCATCGTGATGGCTAAATAGGCTACTATGTTGGAGCTCTTTGCAAGGATGGAGGTTAGGTATTATAGGAGGATTCTTAGAAGATTAGTACAAGACGGGGAAGCTGTCGAGCTAGAAGCATTCCTACCAAGGTCTTACAACTATATAGGTTTGGAGGTGGATAAGTTTTTTTGGAAAGAGTAACTTTGATCAAGTAATAAGGTTTTattgacaacaaaaaaaaacctAGTGTAATCGCACAGTGGGTTCTGGGGAGGGTAgtgtgtacacagaccttacccctatcttgaGAAGGCAGAGAGGAGGTTACTGATAGACCATtggattaaaaaagaaaaaagaccgAGGCtaccttattaaaaaaaaaagacagtcggatcaaagaaagatgaaaaagagGCAGTAGCAACAAGCAGAAACAACAAGATAATAAGATACCCGAGGCTAAAGAAACAACAGGTAGTAAATGAAATCTAAGAATAAGAAATTACAAGAATAGTACTAACACTCTGGGACTAACCTTCCTAGTCCTAATGCTCGACCTCTACACCCTCCTATCTCTACCCCTCCTCAAGCCCACTACGGCCTGACTCTACCCCTCAGCAAAAtctctcttatttctttctCTCCATATGACCCACATAAGGGTTAGTGGAGCAACACCACACCCCTTGCGTCTTCTCTTCAGTCCTAAAAGATCAGCTATGCAATAATTCTCTGACCTTGCTTGGCATCAAGAATTGAAGACAAATCAACACAGTTTTCCACCAGAAGCGAGACGCTATCCGGTCATAAAAtagcagccccccccccccccccccacacacacacacacacacacaacacaacacacacgcacacaaaaaaaaaaaaaaaaaaaaacccaacccaaaacacacacacactaataGTACCATTATTTTATAATAGTGATTAATGAACAGATCTTGGtattttatcaataaaatatatattgatttatttatcaaaaaaaaaaaaaaaagataaattagGTCCTCCCCTAGCACACTAGTAGTACCATTATTAATGTTATTATCTCTTTTTGATTGGTTTATTTCCTGATATACTACTATTTCATGATTATGTATTTGGTATCCTGAGTCTTAAATCTTTTTGGTGGATTTGTTAGCCTTTTATGCTAATCTCTATTCCCTAATGCATCTTGGCCTTTTGAGCAGGTTTTTTGCTCTAAAATACGCTGCTGATGCTGTCTGCACAGTGCTTCGGGTAGACCAGGTAATAAGTTACTCGAATTAACTAGTCGTTCATGTTTCATTCCTGAGAAGTGCACAGTTTTCTACCACCTTATGAAAATTTCATCTCTCTTGATAGAGATGCATGGAAGAATGTCTAAATAATAGCTAGATTAAAGTTCAATTGTCGATGATAGAAAAGGGACAAGAAAGGCCTATTTCAAGCTGATCGATGTTCATATTTGACTACTTATGCTCTTTTGTTTGCTAATGTAGTTTTTATTCGGTTCTGTTTTCAATTTTGAGTACGCTTCttttacttctcattttttttttttaaacgtcTATTTTTAACTGCAGATTATAATGTCTAAACCAGCTGGGGGTCCAAGGCCGAGAGATCAACAGGCAGGGATGGACGAGGATTAATCTTTACACCGTCTTTCTTACGTTTCGTCTGTCTGCTGATATTGTTTTCTTTTGCGTGGGTggattctccttttttttttcttttttttttttttttgcttataattTTTCCTTTTGGAGTTTTTACATGTTAATGGCAGAGGTTTGGCTCAAGAATTTTTGATGATCTTGAAACAGTATGTGCCGCCTCTATTGTACTTGATTTGCTAGGTAAATGCCAATGAAGTGTTAGTGGGCATAGTTTGGCTGGTCGATCTTGACTATTGGAAAGCTAGCTAGCTGGTATCATTTTGCTGTAGGTTAgttaagttctattttctaatttatgtgatgcCTCTCTATTTTGAACCATATTATCTCATCTACGAGTCGCAAAAATTTAGTTGAGCATTTGATTTTCTTTGATCAAATGGACTTTAGCAATTAGtgtacttttttcatttttaaactacTAATATGATATGCAAATCAAATGCTCCTTCAACCATAATTTATATACACGCTCTATATTGGaatgttattaatgtttggATATGAATTTCTTGAACTTCTCAGGAAACTATTTAAATGTTAAGGTTTGATGTGACATTTTCTTTATCACATTTAAAATACAGTGATTCAATATTTTCTTTCGCTATTACTTGTGCAATGTACAATCACtttaatatttttaactttattttcGATCAAGCGTTGTCATATAAAGTGAAACGAGAACAATTTTGGCTCCGAAGATAAGACTCGGTGAACTTTCTTTCTATATTGCTGCAACTGGATTAGGTCTTGGGATGTGTCAGTTAGTTGAAAATGGTGCGCTAGTTGACTCCAAAGACGTGGGTGTATTGACTACCTCAAAATTGTGGTAATGAACTcaactttcaaattttggtAATTAAAAATAAGTGGTAATTGTTAGGCCATCGTAGTTTTGGCATTATTAATGCTCTCTTGTCATTATCAATGGCTTTGAATGTCTTTACCAAAAGTATGTTGTAATGACTCATTGAATGAAATAATTCAGCAAAGTCGATGAATGAGTTGTCCTTGAATCTGATAGAAAACATACCCTATTTGGTGCAGTGTCTCGTACATCAATATGTGATGTCGAATTTGATGTTTTACCTTACAAAAGAAGGTATGATAGGCTTCGTTCCCAACTCATCCTCCTCCCTTctaattcctcttttctttaaGTATTGCATAATTCCTATTTTGACCCCAAT encodes:
- the LOC132063221 gene encoding T-complex protein 1 subunit theta, translated to MQPYGIQSMLKEGHKHLSGLDEAVLKNIDACKQLSAITRTSLGPNGMNKMVINHLDKLFVTNDAGTIVNELEVQHPAAKILVLAGKAQQEEIGDGANLTVSFAGELLQNAEELIRMGLHPSEIIIGYNKAINKTIELLDELVEPGSENMNVNDKNEVISRMKSAVASKQFGLEDVLCPLVAEACIQVCPKNPANFNVDNVRVAKLLGGGLNNSTIVRGLVLKSDAVGSIKRIEKAKVAVFVQGVDTSATETKGTVLIHSAEQLENYAKTEESKVEELIKAVADSGAKVIVSGGAVGEMALHFCERYKLMVLKISSKFELRRFCRTTGAVALLKLSQPNPDDLGHVDSVSVEEIGGVRVTVVRNEEGGNSVSTVLLRGSTDSILDDLERAVDDGVNTYKAMCRDSRIVPGAAATEIELARKLKEFSFKEMGLDQYAIAKFAESFEMIPKTLAENAGLNAMEIISSLYAEHASGNAKVGLNLEKGACEDVSALSIWDLYVTKFFALKYAADAVCTVLRVDQIIMSKPAGGPRPRDQQAGMDED